AAATGGACGGGGCTTGGGGAAAGCAGAGAGGATTTTTCCATCCTCTCTCAGCCCGTGTCTCTCCAAACTCGTTTGTTTTCAGTGCGCTGACCCCCGGGGCCGGGAGATGCCCCCGGTGGTGCTGAGCCGGGGCCAAATGGCTGCTTAATTGCTTTTAAAGGGCTGGAGccgcagggagctgctgcattTGGGGTCACCCTCCAGCCCGGCAGCTTTTGAAGGATGCTCAGGCAAAAGCGGCACAGAGCTGGGGTGAGCTAAGGCCAGGGGAGACTCGGATTTTTGGTAGCAGCCCTGGCACATCACGTTgggcagctgcagcctctgggcccCGGAGAAAAGCTCCTTATTGTTCCGggaagggagcagggagggaccAGCAGACGCCGCCCTAAGGGCCCCAATTCCTACCCCTGTGTTGCATCCCCTGTGGTTCAGCCACGATTTGGGGCAAAACCTCCCGGACTCGCTGCAGGAATGTGTGCAGGGGGCTCAGGCTGTGTCTCCCTCGTTCTGCCTCTCCATGGGGAGGCGAGAAGGGCCGCACGTGCAAAGCCTCCAGgtccttttgtctttttaaaatgaagttttgcAGCTCCGCACGAGCATCCCCAGCCCGTGGCATCGGGAGATAGCAATGGGCAGTGCAGGATGGGGGGGAAAATGGGGCTGCAGCACTGACAGCCAGCGTTTTGCAGCACACCCTGCTGAAATTAGGGTCAGAGCTGGCTCTGGTGGCCCTATTTTGTTGAGCAATGAGCCCAACTTGGCTGCGTGCCTCAGCCCCACATCATCCAACAGATGAAGGTGCAGGATTGAGCTCAGTTCCTGGTGTCTGCACCCTTGGGTGCGGGCACAGGGGGTATcagcagccctggtgctgtggggtggggcTTGGGGTGTGCTGGGGATTGGGGTGCCTTGGTTTGGTGCTGATCCCTGTCCTCTCCTGCCCCCAGAGCAAGCTCCACATGGAGGGTTTCCGCAGCCTGAAGGAGGGCGAAGCTGTCGAGTTCACCTTCAAGAAGTCATCCAAAGGTTTGGAGTCCATCCGGGTGACCGGCCCGGGGGGCGTCTTCTGCATCGGCAGCGAGAGGAGACCCAAGGGCAAGAGCCTCCAGAAACGCAGATCGAAAGGAGACCGGTAAGGGGTGGCCAGGGCCTGATCCGGGGCTGCTTCGGAGCCCTGCGGGTGCCAGGAGGTGCCTGGAGCCGGGCTACATGCTCAGCGTCCCCCTCATGTCCCCGTTGTCCCCAGGAGGCTGCCCCATGCATGGGTGTGAGCCAGGCCGGGGCGGCCCCATCCTGCCTGCTTGGGGCAGGCGAGCAGAGCCAGGGGGCAGCAGGGCAcggggtgggcagcagccccTTCCTCTGGGACGGCGGCTTCCTCCTGCGCTTAATGAGCGGCAGATGCAGCTTGGTGGGGAAAGGGCAAGGAAGCTGAAGGGAGAGGGCAGAGGTCGGGGACACCCCGGGCTGATGCTCCCCTTGTGCGCTGGAGCTTCGGCCGGCCGAGCCGGGCAGGGGTAATTTTCCCTAAGACAAACCCTTCCCTGGGGGAAGGATGTGGCCGGACGTCCCGGCAGCATCTCCCACGGTGAGGCTTGGGGCCCCTGGGCGAGGTCCAGCGATGCTGCCCTCTTCCCCAGCTGTTTGCCCAAAGTTTGGGTTTTCCAGTCTGCTGGGAAGGAACCGGGGAGGAGAAGCGAGGAGCAAATGGTTGTAGCCATCCTAAAATGATGCAGGATGAGGAACGGGcaccaggcagctcctgctccccaccTTGTTCCTGCATGAAGGGGGCACCTGGGGGTGCGTGCTATGATGGCACGGCCTCGGACAAGCCGCCCTCGGGGCTGTCCCCATGCTGGTGGCCCTGGTCCCTGTATCTGTCCTCCCAGTTGGGGCCTCCGGCCATGTGGCTGCTTGTTCCTGCTGCTCTAAATGCTGGTGGCTTGCACCGTGCAGGCTGGCAGCAACCCAAAATGCAGGATTTGTAGACACAGGATCCATAACCGCGGTCATGATGGAGAGGTGTGTGCCCCCAGTGTCCCCGTTTTTGTCCCCACACGGTCATTTTTGGCACGTGGGTTTGCTGCCATCTCCTGGGTACCAGCAGCACCACTGGGCCAGCTCCAAACCCACCGGGGGAGCAAACCCGGGGCCACCACCTCCCTCGGGGCGGCGGCGACCCcctctcttttttgtttctccccCTCGAATCTCTCTCCTCCCCTCGCAGATGCTACAACTGCGGCGGGCTGGACCACCACGCCAAAGAGTGCAAGCTGCCGCCGCAGCCCAAGAAATGCCACTTCTGCCAGAGCATCAGCCACATGGTCGCCAACTGCCCGGCGAAAGCGCAGCAGTCCCCCAGCTCGCAGGGAAAGCCTGCCTACTTCCGAGAGGAGGAGGACATGCACAGCTCGCCCCTGCTCCCCGAAACCCGGGAATGATggcaggcggcggcgggggctaCCACCGGGACGGAGAGGCTTTGGCAAGGCAACGGGTGGCCACGGGGGCCAGgaggagggagcggggaggggaggcggcAGCCCCTTTTCCTCCCCGCAGCCCGCTTTTAATTGGGGTGGCTCCAAAACTGGTGGGGGGAGCGCTCGGCGCACCTCTTGCAGGGGAAAAAGGAACACGTTTGCTTCATCTTTATTCTCCACGAAGCCGGGCAGGAGGGTCcccgggaggaggagcagagaggcagcatCTCAGGGAGGCTCTCGCggctccctgctccccctgccccgtgcccgGAGGAGGGAGGGACGAGGGCGGCAGAGCTGGGGGACACCCACGGGCCGGCCCCGCggctcccccagctcctcgcTCGCAGGTCTCCCCGCTTCCAAACCCCGGAGCTGGGCAGCGGGAAGGCTGCGAGGGCTGCAAGTGCTTAAGCCAGCTGCCGGGGTTTTGCTGGTGGTGTTTCCCTTGGGGAAATGCAACCCAGCCGGGGCTCCTGCACATCGGCTCTTCCACGTGGAGCAAACCCACACAGGGCATGAATACACCTCCTGCCCATGCCGTGTGCCAGAAACCGATGGCCCCTGGgctcagcctgcccagggaCAGAGGGAAAAGGGGACCAGGGTGTCAGCAGCTGCTCTCgtccctccccgccgccccccggccttGCCTTTATTTATTGGCCCCGGTGACAAtgaattttataattttattctcCCGGGGCCGGCCGCCCCCTGCCCGTGCCGAAGCCAACACCAAGTGAAAGCTGCACTAGGATGTGCGTGGATGACGTAtctttgggtttgtttgtcgtcttttttttttttttttttaatataaatattctgttttttgtatttttgtatattttaatctttaagaaaaaggaaaaaaaaaaaaaaaaagagagagagagagaaaggaccTAATTCCTGCAACTTATTCTCAGGTATTCGAGCAATCTCAGGGATAAAATGCCTCTGTAGCCCCGTGCTGGACAGAGAGGAGGGTTTTTTCCTAACAGCACAAAGATGTGACAAAGTTTGTATTGGAAGCGTAGATCTACCTCACTGGATGTTCGCTAGGTGGACTCGACGTGTTGTTGAGctttttggttgtgttttattttttattttttttggtatgtttgggttttgttttctttttaactgtaTTTGAATagtctctttcccttccctgctggaCTGAGGAGGAATTGGGGTCTGTCGATCTGTGCGCAGGGATGGAGACGCCAGGCagtgcaggggcagggagcagctgctAGAGCCCA
This sequence is a window from Anas platyrhynchos isolate ZD024472 breed Pekin duck chromosome 24, IASCAAS_PekinDuck_T2T, whole genome shotgun sequence. Protein-coding genes within it:
- the LIN28A gene encoding protein lin-28 homolog A, translated to MGSVSNQQFAGAKPGEETTGDSPKAENESQPLHGSGICKWFNVRMGFGFLSMTAKGGATLDSPVDVFVHQSKLHMEGFRSLKEGEAVEFTFKKSSKGLESIRVTGPGGVFCIGSERRPKGKSLQKRRSKGDRCYNCGGLDHHAKECKLPPQPKKCHFCQSISHMVANCPAKAQQSPSSQGKPAYFREEEDMHSSPLLPETRE